A portion of the Puniceicoccus vermicola genome contains these proteins:
- a CDS encoding transposase, which produces MDSTQTVTYIGVDISKETLEVCLPSGKRRFPFTPSGMTSLRKAFPKEGIPHVICEATGGYEKALLEDLWEHGIAVSLVNASRVRHFAKSEGLKAKSDPIDAHILARFGEEKKPRRCDPPTPVRKKMIELLDRRAQLSDMITQEKNRTQKAPASLRKSYLRVLKTLEQELNTTDRELEKCVGSDETLKRNDELFCSVKGIGSVTSWSILAYLGDITQFGRNQLVALVGVAPFDQDSGTHKGRRRIEGGRAKVRRALYMAAQSAAAHNPVIKPYVARLKERQKPHKVALTAAMRKIIIHLHSIAKNQELSLA; this is translated from the coding sequence ATGGATTCAACCCAGACAGTCACCTACATCGGCGTCGATATATCAAAGGAAACGCTGGAAGTATGTCTTCCCTCAGGTAAACGGAGGTTTCCCTTCACACCGTCGGGAATGACCTCTCTGAGAAAGGCCTTTCCAAAAGAGGGAATCCCACATGTGATCTGTGAGGCTACCGGAGGGTACGAGAAGGCTCTCTTAGAGGACCTTTGGGAGCACGGGATTGCCGTTTCTCTGGTCAATGCCTCCCGGGTGAGACACTTCGCCAAAAGCGAAGGACTCAAAGCCAAGAGCGATCCCATCGACGCTCATATCCTTGCACGCTTCGGGGAGGAAAAGAAGCCCCGTCGATGCGATCCTCCCACACCCGTGCGGAAAAAAATGATCGAATTGCTCGACCGGAGAGCCCAGCTCTCCGACATGATTACACAAGAGAAAAACCGGACTCAAAAAGCTCCGGCTTCCTTAAGGAAGTCTTACCTGCGAGTGCTGAAAACCCTCGAACAGGAACTGAACACGACCGACCGGGAGCTTGAGAAATGCGTGGGATCCGACGAAACCTTGAAAAGAAACGACGAACTCTTCTGCAGCGTTAAAGGCATTGGTTCGGTGACCTCTTGGTCGATACTCGCATACCTCGGTGATATTACGCAGTTCGGGAGAAACCAATTGGTCGCCCTCGTGGGAGTCGCCCCGTTCGATCAAGACTCGGGAACCCACAAGGGACGCAGGAGAATCGAAGGAGGACGGGCAAAAGTCCGCAGAGCCTTATACATGGCCGCACAGTCCGCAGCTGCCCACAATCCCGTCATCAAACCCTACGTTGCACGCCTCAAAGAAAGACAGAAACCCCACAAAGTCGCCCTTACCGCCGCCATGAGAAAGATCATTATACACCTACACTCTATCGCGAAAAATCAGGAGTTGTCCCTTGCATGA